One Brassica napus cultivar Da-Ae chromosome C4, Da-Ae, whole genome shotgun sequence genomic region harbors:
- the LOC106447372 gene encoding WAT1-related protein At2g37450 isoform X2, giving the protein MEEVKKISCMKKAMPFILVILLQVGLAGMDILTKAVLNEGMSNYVLVVYRHGVAAIIMAPFAFYFDKPVIDQNLFCLGMKYTTATFATALYNTLPAVTFILALIVRLEKVKLRSMRSASKVIGTMASVGGTMIMTLVKGPALDLFWTKGPSAQNTTGTDIHSSIKGAVLVTIGCFSYACFFILYAITLKIYPTELSLTAWICLMGTLEGAAVALVMERGNPGAWAIGWDNKLLTVTYSGIVCSALGYYIGGLVMKTRGPVFVTAFSPLCMIVVAFMSSIIFAEQMYLGRALGAAVICAGLYLVIWGKGNDYKDASTNPTQTKLELIGNEKDSVGHEIINIRKEEEQRTVVETV; this is encoded by the exons ATGGAGGAAGTGAAGAAGATTAGTTGTATGAAGAAGGCAATGCCATTCATTTTAGTGATATTGTTACAAGTAGGGCTAGCAGGAATGGACATTCTCACAAAGGCTGTACTAAACGAAGGCATGAGCAATTACGTTCTCGTGGTTTACCGTCATGGCGTTGCTGCCATCATTATGGCCCCGTTCGCTTTCTATTTCGACAA ACCCGTAATAGACCAGAACCTATTTTGTCTTGGGATGAAATACACGACAGCTACATTTGCAACCGCCTTGTACAACACCTTACCCGCAGTTACTTTCATCTTGGCCTTAATAGTAAGGCTTGAAAAAGTGAAGCTTCGGAGTATGAGGAGCGCTAGCAAAGTAATTGGAACCATGGCTTCAGTGGGAGGAACCATGATTATGACACTTGTCAAAGGTCCAGCTCTCGACCTCTTTTGGACCAAAGGACCCTCAGCACAGAACACAACCGGGACCGATATCCACAGTTCCATCAAAGGCGCAGTTTTGGTCACAATTGGTTGTTTCAGCTATGCATGTTTCTTTATTCTCTAT GCGATCACGTTGAAGATTTATCCGACCGAGCTCTCACTCACAGCATGGATATGCCTAATGGGGACATTAGAGGGAGCAGCTGTGGCATTAGTCATGGAGAGAGGAAATCCAGGTGCATGGGCCATTGGTTGGGATAACAAACTTCTTACCGTCACATATAGT GGGATAGTGTGCTCAGCGCTTGGTTACTACATTGGAGGACTGGTGATGAAAACTAGAGGTCCTGTCTTTGTAACAGCTTTTAGTCCTCTTTGTATGATTGTAGTAGCATTTATGTCGAGCATCATCTTTGCTGAGCAGATGTATCTTGGAAG GGCTCTTGGTGCGGCAGTTATATGTGCAGGACTATACCTTGTGATATGGGGTAAAGGAAATGATTACAAAGATGCTTCCACaaatccaacacaaacaaaactaGAACTAATCGGTAACGAGAAAGACAGTGTTGGTCATGAAATCATCAATATCAGGAaggaagaagaacaaagaacaGTTGTAGAAACAGTCTAG
- the LOC106447372 gene encoding WAT1-related protein At2g37460 isoform X1: MEEVKKISCMKKAMPFILVILLQVGLAGMDILTKAVLNEGMSNYVLVVYRHGVAAIIMAPFAFYFDKAARPKMTPMIFFKITLLGLFEPVIDQNLFCLGMKYTTATFATALYNTLPAVTFILALIVRLEKVKLRSMRSASKVIGTMASVGGTMIMTLVKGPALDLFWTKGPSAQNTTGTDIHSSIKGAVLVTIGCFSYACFFILYAITLKIYPTELSLTAWICLMGTLEGAAVALVMERGNPGAWAIGWDNKLLTVTYSGIVCSALGYYIGGLVMKTRGPVFVTAFSPLCMIVVAFMSSIIFAEQMYLGRALGAAVICAGLYLVIWGKGNDYKDASTNPTQTKLELIGNEKDSVGHEIINIRKEEEQRTVVETV; encoded by the exons ATGGAGGAAGTGAAGAAGATTAGTTGTATGAAGAAGGCAATGCCATTCATTTTAGTGATATTGTTACAAGTAGGGCTAGCAGGAATGGACATTCTCACAAAGGCTGTACTAAACGAAGGCATGAGCAATTACGTTCTCGTGGTTTACCGTCATGGCGTTGCTGCCATCATTATGGCCCCGTTCGCTTTCTATTTCGACAA GGCGGCCAGACCTAAAATGACACCGATGATATTTTTCAAGATAACACTCCTCGGCTTATTcga ACCCGTAATAGACCAGAACCTATTTTGTCTTGGGATGAAATACACGACAGCTACATTTGCAACCGCCTTGTACAACACCTTACCCGCAGTTACTTTCATCTTGGCCTTAATAGTAAGGCTTGAAAAAGTGAAGCTTCGGAGTATGAGGAGCGCTAGCAAAGTAATTGGAACCATGGCTTCAGTGGGAGGAACCATGATTATGACACTTGTCAAAGGTCCAGCTCTCGACCTCTTTTGGACCAAAGGACCCTCAGCACAGAACACAACCGGGACCGATATCCACAGTTCCATCAAAGGCGCAGTTTTGGTCACAATTGGTTGTTTCAGCTATGCATGTTTCTTTATTCTCTAT GCGATCACGTTGAAGATTTATCCGACCGAGCTCTCACTCACAGCATGGATATGCCTAATGGGGACATTAGAGGGAGCAGCTGTGGCATTAGTCATGGAGAGAGGAAATCCAGGTGCATGGGCCATTGGTTGGGATAACAAACTTCTTACCGTCACATATAGT GGGATAGTGTGCTCAGCGCTTGGTTACTACATTGGAGGACTGGTGATGAAAACTAGAGGTCCTGTCTTTGTAACAGCTTTTAGTCCTCTTTGTATGATTGTAGTAGCATTTATGTCGAGCATCATCTTTGCTGAGCAGATGTATCTTGGAAG GGCTCTTGGTGCGGCAGTTATATGTGCAGGACTATACCTTGTGATATGGGGTAAAGGAAATGATTACAAAGATGCTTCCACaaatccaacacaaacaaaactaGAACTAATCGGTAACGAGAAAGACAGTGTTGGTCATGAAATCATCAATATCAGGAaggaagaagaacaaagaacaGTTGTAGAAACAGTCTAG